A window of Phyllobacterium sp. T1293 contains these coding sequences:
- a CDS encoding type II toxin-antitoxin system VapC family toxin has product MILADTSVWIDHLRYGDAELVRHLEAAQILIHPFIVGELALGNLRQRELILNSLQDLPKVQVADDKEISYFIDAETIFDLGLGYVDAHLLAATRLTPGTRLWTRDKRLAAAATRLRLQADFH; this is encoded by the coding sequence ATGATCCTCGCCGACACTTCAGTATGGATAGATCATCTGCGTTATGGCGATGCGGAGCTAGTACGACATCTCGAAGCTGCGCAAATATTAATCCATCCGTTTATCGTGGGGGAACTGGCTCTGGGAAATTTGCGGCAGCGTGAACTCATTTTGAACAGCCTTCAGGATTTGCCGAAAGTGCAGGTGGCCGATGACAAAGAGATCTCATATTTCATTGACGCTGAAACAATCTTTGATCTTGGTCTCGGCTATGTCGATGCGCACTTGCTGGCTGCAACACGGCTGACGCCCGGCACGCGGTTATGGACAAGAGACAAAAGATTGGCCGCGGCCGCAACTCGTCTACGGCTCCAAGCGGATTTTCACTAA
- a CDS encoding type II toxin-antitoxin system VapB family antitoxin, with protein sequence MRTTLALDDDLVAKAQEYTGLREKSALMRAALKALINIESARRLALLGGSEPDLNTIPRRQITPDVQE encoded by the coding sequence ATGCGTACCACGCTTGCTCTCGATGATGATTTGGTTGCCAAAGCGCAGGAATATACGGGCTTGCGGGAGAAATCCGCGCTTATGCGTGCGGCCCTCAAGGCGTTGATCAACATTGAGAGCGCCCGTAGATTGGCACTTCTGGGTGGGAGTGAACCTGATTTGAACACTATACCCCGGCGTCAGATTACGCCGGACGTCCAAGAATGA
- a CDS encoding DUF2066 domain-containing protein — protein sequence MDIKAALARIVGAILTVLLLCCGVAVAADDASDANLYQSQAVVTGRGDANRALGLAQCLQDVLVKVSGDPRLIGDPAAIALGANVAGLVTRFEYHDRLSGQPIHDEQGSYDRPQDLTVYFNKTALDSSLNLLGRQPWRAARPRVAVFLDIRPPKRVFVMTGDDDEDADMRSALQAAATKVGLPIALPTKAQLAQKGWTVQTLPTADLTKLNAAAKAGIGDTALSGELVWSNEAMGWVADWRINGQHKTFHWQIRGVGFDDAFRNGMRGALQVLSGHGQPQ from the coding sequence ATGGACATCAAAGCAGCGCTTGCCCGTATTGTTGGCGCTATTCTGACAGTTCTTTTGCTCTGCTGTGGGGTTGCCGTTGCGGCGGATGATGCATCTGATGCCAACCTTTACCAGTCGCAGGCGGTGGTGACAGGGCGCGGCGATGCAAACAGAGCGCTTGGCCTTGCCCAATGTCTGCAAGATGTACTCGTGAAAGTCTCTGGCGATCCCCGCCTGATCGGCGATCCGGCGGCTATTGCACTTGGAGCCAATGTTGCAGGACTTGTCACCCGCTTTGAATATCATGATCGCCTGTCGGGCCAGCCCATACACGACGAACAGGGCTCTTACGATCGTCCACAGGATCTGACCGTCTATTTCAACAAGACTGCGCTAGATTCGTCACTGAATTTGCTTGGACGCCAACCGTGGCGCGCAGCGAGACCGCGTGTCGCGGTATTTCTCGATATCAGGCCGCCCAAACGCGTCTTTGTTATGACTGGCGACGATGATGAAGACGCTGACATGCGCAGCGCCCTTCAAGCGGCGGCCACGAAAGTTGGATTGCCTATTGCACTGCCGACCAAAGCACAATTGGCGCAAAAGGGCTGGACTGTCCAGACATTGCCAACGGCTGATCTTACAAAACTCAATGCGGCTGCAAAGGCCGGGATAGGTGATACAGCGCTTTCCGGTGAGCTTGTGTGGAGCAATGAGGCGATGGGCTGGGTTGCCGATTGGCGGATCAATGGCCAGCATAAAACATTTCACTGGCAAATCCGTGGCGTTGGTTTTGATGATGCCTTTCGCAACGGAATGCGTGGCGCCTTACAGGTTTTGTCCGGTCACGGCCAGCCACAATAG